The following coding sequences lie in one Mercenaria mercenaria strain notata chromosome 5, MADL_Memer_1, whole genome shotgun sequence genomic window:
- the LOC123558510 gene encoding uncharacterized protein LOC123558510: MSNQENELLSNMERMLTSKLAEFEESQRDFSQAQISRIQQSLALNDTYTFRKKGNEEQHKVNVRVLDKLKEADGFLQDAIRTTPGEDVTSAQKKVSEGIGILIHREKLIKLADSSDSGWRVVQEYEAHPLADDSDDEKKIFRAQVKADRKLKQEKRSRGFRYSPFQRNTYFPTQDASVAAPSQNRGMRPSQGWNQSTQGRKPGTCFRCGRPGHWRAECKAVMGDGGQVNKDSQISKNLLHSVVESFKSIKENTVQDQILITPVGKLKSSLEHWKAAGANQYILDVVEHGYKLPLRNIPSSVRLKNNKSARDNPKFVSGEIKNLLLKGCVTEVQETPYIINPLTVAYGKSGKPRLVLDCRHINLELFKYKCCFEDQSVAKQLFSTGDYLFSFDIRSAYHHIMIFQEHKTYLGFPWECDGQAHYYVFNVLPFGISTAGFIFTKLLRVVVTKWRSQGFRTVLFLDDGLSGESTYTRALQASKFMHQDLIMFGFLIAEDKCHWEPCQSIVWLGYLWDTCRGIFMVTEDRIQKTERLLKEFMEMIRCTFDRAVDLYAVSHWASRKTNVKVAV; encoded by the coding sequence TTCAAGAATTCAGCAGAGTTTAGCATTAAATGACACTTACACGTTTCGTAAAAAGGGGAACGAGGAGCAACATAAGGTGAACGTTCGAGTACTCGATAAACTGAAGGAAGCAGACGGGTTTCTGCAAGACGCCATAAGAACGACTCCAGGCGAGGATGTAACGTCAGCACAGAAAAAAGTATCAGAAGGTATTGGCATTCTTATTCATCGTGAAAAATTAATAAAGTTAGCAGATTCTTCTGACAGCGGATGGCGTGTAGTCCAAGAATACGAGGCTCACCCTCTAGCTGACGACTCCGACGacgaaaagaaaatatttagagcCCAAGTCAAAGCCGACCGGAAGTTGAAACAGGAAAAGCGATCTAGGGGGTTTCGTTACAGTCCTTTTCAACGAAATACGTATTTTCCGACGCAAGACGCATCGGTAGCAGCACCATCGCAGAATCGAGGAATGCGGCCCTCACAAGGATGGAATCAGTCTACTCAGGGACGGAAACCCGGTACTTGTTTCCGCTGTGGGCGACCAGGGCACTGGCGAGCAGAATGTAAAGCCGTGATGGGAGATGGTGGTCAAGTGAATAAGGATTCACAGATAAGTAAAAATTTGTTGCATTCTGTAGTAGAAAGTTTTAAGAGCATAAAAGAAAATACTGTACAGGATCAAATATTGATAACGCCAGTTGGTAAGTTGAAAAGTTCTTTAGAACACTGGAAAGCTGCTGGGGCTAATCAATACATTTTAGATGTAGTAGAACATGGCTACAAATTGCCGTTAAGAAATATTCCTAGTTCTGTTCGTCTAAAAAATAACAAATCGGCCAGAGATAATCCAAAATTTGTATCCGGTGAGattaaaaatttacttttgaaaGGTTGTGTAACTGAGGTTCAAGAAACACCGTACATCATAAATCCCCTCACAGTGGCTTACGGGAAATCAGGTAAGCCTCGACTCGTGCTAGATTGCAGACATATAAATCTCGAgcttttcaaatataaatgttgttttgagGATCAGTCGGTTGCTAAGCAACTTTTCTCAACTGGGGactatttgttttcttttgatatAAGAAGTGCGTATCATCATATCATGATTTTTCaagaacataaaacatatttaggTTTTCCATGGGAGTGTGACGGTCAAGCTCATTATTATGTATTTAATGTGCTTCCTTTCGGAATTTCAACAGCAGGGTTCATATTTACTAAGCTTTTGAGAGTAGTTGTGACTAAGTGGAGATCCCAAGGGTTTAGAACAGTATTATTTCTGGATGATGGGCTCAGTGGTGAGAGTACGTACACTAGGGCTTTACAGGCATCTAAATTTATGCATCAAGATTTGattatgtttgggtttttgatagCAGAAGACAAATGTCATTGGGAACCATGTCAAAGTATCGTATGGCTAGGTTATTTATGGGATACATGCAGGGGTATCTTTATGGTCACAGAAGATCGTATACAAAAAACAGAAAGGTTGTTGAAAGAATTCATGGAAATGATACGTTGCACGTTTGATAGGGCAGTTGATCTCTATGCAGTCAGCCATTGGGCAAGTCGTAAGACTAATGTCAAGGTCGCTGTATGA